From a region of the Gossypium raimondii isolate GPD5lz chromosome 10, ASM2569854v1, whole genome shotgun sequence genome:
- the LOC105778581 gene encoding EH domain-containing protein 1: MMDALLEMMQSSLLLHSCFDSLMVWTTVDSKRQRFLGFKEFVFAMQLVSLVQEGHQISHDLLNGDVDFENIRPPVMEGLDTLIMRKKQSSKSSSLESNGSSSNQTSPASQLFSSKSSKKES, translated from the exons ATGATGGACGCATTACTGGAAATGATGCAATCAAGTTTATTG CTACATTCTTGTTTTGATTCCTTAATGGTGTGGACAACTGTTGATTCTAAGAGGCAGAGATTTCTTGGTTTCAAAGAATTTGTTTTTGCTATGCAG CTGGTTTCGCTGGTGCAAGAAGGTCATCAAATATCACATGATCTCCTGAATGGTGATG TAGACTTTGAGAATATTAGACCTCCTGTAATGGAAGGCTTAGATACATTAATCATG AGAAAGAAACAATCTTCAAAGTCAAGTAGCCTTGAAAGCAATG GTAGTTCTTCAAATCAAACATCACCTGCATCTCAattgttttcttcaaaatcatcaaagaag GAGTCGTGA